From Mus musculus strain C57BL/6J chromosome 8, GRCm38.p6 C57BL/6J, a single genomic window includes:
- the Defb10 gene encoding beta-defensin 10 precursor, with the protein MRTLCSLLLICCLLFSYTTPAVGDLKHLILKAQLTRCYKFGGFCHYNICPGNSRFMSNCHPENLRCCKNIKQF; encoded by the exons ATGAggactctctgctctctgctgctgATATGCTGCCTCCTTTTCTCATATACCACCCCAG CTGTTGGAGATCTAAAACATCTTATACTCAAAGCACAACTTACACGGTGCTACAAGTTCGGAGGGTTCTGTCACTATAATATTTGTCCTGGTAATAGCAGGTTTATGAGTAACTGTCACCCAGAGAATCTCCGCTGTTGCAAGaacataaaacaattttaa